Proteins from a single region of Carettochelys insculpta isolate YL-2023 chromosome 17, ASM3395843v1, whole genome shotgun sequence:
- the PRELID3B gene encoding PRELI domain containing protein 3B: MKIWTSEHVFDHPWETVTTAAMQKYPNPMNPSVVGVDVLDRHVDTSGKLHSHRLLSTEWGVPSIVKSLIGACRTKTYVQEHSVVDPVKKTMELKSSNISFTNLVSVDERLIYKPHPQEPEKTILTQEAIISVKGVSVSSYLEGLMENTISSNANKGREALEWVISKLNAEIEEFTASARGSMRTSMAAAAFIEK; the protein is encoded by the exons ATGAAGATCTGGACCTCGGAGCATGTCTTTGA tcaCCCCTGGGAAACGGTTACCACAGCTGCTATGCAGAAATACCCAAATCCCATGAATCCTAGTGTGGTTGGAGTCGATGTACTAGACAGACATGTGGATACCAGTGGAAAGTTGCATAGCCATAGACTGCTCAGTACGGAATGGGGGGTGCCATCTATTGTTAAATCA CTCATCGGTGCTTGCAGAACAAAGACATATGTTCAGGAACACTCTGTAGTTGACCCTGTGAAGAAAACAATGGAACTTAAGTCAAGTAAC ATTTCATTTACAAATCTGGTGTCAGTAGATGAGAGGCTTATTTATAAACCACATCCTCAAGAGCCAGAAAA AACCATTTTGACTCAAGAAGCAATAATCTCTGTGAAAGGTGTCAGTGTCAGCAGTTATCTAGAAGGGTTAATGGAAAACACTATTTCTTCCAATGCGAATAAA GGtcgtgaagcattggaatgggtaATCAGTAAACTGAATGCTGAAATTGAGGAGTTCACAGCTTCAGCAAGAGGAAGCATGAGGACAtctatggcagcagcagcatttatAGAGAAATAA
- the ATP5F1E gene encoding ATP synthase F(1) complex subunit epsilon, mitochondrial, whose protein sequence is MGRASDWLPPSRSPFPVPLCADLAARVSGTAAMVAYWRQAGLSYIRYSQICAQAVRAALKPQYKTEAERAAVATIKIVKPKKE, encoded by the exons ATGGGACGGGCTTCCGATTGGTTACCGCCCAGTCGCTCACCTTTTCCTGTTCCGTTGTGCGCCGACCTTGCGGCCCGTGTTTCCGGGACCGCAGCCATGGTGGCATATTGGAGACAGGCCGGGCTCAG CTACATCCGGTATTCCCAGATCTGTGCCCAGGCTGTCAGAGCAGCACTGAAACCGCAATacaaaactgaggcagagagagctgCTGTGGCCACTATAAAAATAGTGAAACCTAAAAAGGAGTAA
- the TUBB1 gene encoding tubulin beta-1 chain isoform X2, with product MDSVRSSKIGPLFRPDNFIHGNSGAGNNWAKGHYTEGAELIESVMDVVRNECESCDCLQGFQLIHSLGGGTGSGMGTLLINKIREEYPDRIMNTFSIVPSPKVSDTVVEPYNAILSIHQLIENTDETFCIDNEALYDICFRTLKLPNPTYGDLNHLVSLTMSGVTTSLRFPGQLNADLRKLAVNMVPFPRLHFFMPGFAPLTARGSQQYRALSVPELTQQMFEARNMMAACDPRHGRYLTVACIFRGRMSTREVDEQLLAIQMKNSTYFVEWIPNNVKVAVCDIPPRGLKMAATFIGNNTAIQELFSRVSEQFSAMFRRKAFLHWYTGEGMDEMEFSEAEGNTNDLVSEYQQYQDATADIDEYKEVDLEVSQEQETLEKEF from the exons ATGGACAGTGTACGGTCCAGTAAAATAGGCCCACTCTTTCGacctgacaattttattcatg GTAATTCAGGTGCTGGCAACAATTGGGCTAAGGGCCATTACACAGAAGGCGCTGAGCTGATTGAGAGTGTAATGGATGTGGTCAGGAATGAGTGTGAGAGCTGTGATTGTCTGCAGGGATTTCAGCTCATCCACTCACTTGGAGGAGGCACAGGATCGGGCATGGGCACGCTCCTCATCAACAAAATCAGAGAAGAATATCCTGATAGGATCATGAATACTTTCAGCATAGTGCCTTCACCCAAAGTGTCAGACACAGTTGTAGAGCCGTACAATGCCATACTATCCATCCACCAGCTGATAGAGAACACAGATGAAACGTTTTGTATTGACAATGAAGCTCTATATGACATATGTTTTAGAACCCTAAAACTCCCCAACCCCACCTATGGTGATCTCAACCATCTAGTGTCCCTGACTATGAGTGGCGTTACCACTTCACTCCGTTTTCCTGGTCAGCTCAATGCAGATCTGAGAAAGCTGGCTGTTAACATGGTGCCTTTCCCTCGCCTGCACTTTTTTATGCCTGGCTTTGCTCCACTGACAGCTCGAGGCAGTCAGCAATACAGAGCCCTCTCAGTCCCAGAGCTTACCCAACAAATGTTTGAGGCCCGGAACATGATGGCAGCCTGTGATCCTCGACATGGTCGCTATTTAACAGTGGCATGTATCTTCAGAGGCCGGATGTCTACCAGAGAAGTGGATGAACAGTTACTGGCTATCCAGATGAaaaacagcacctattttgtcGAGTGGATTCCTAACAATGTAAAAGTCGCAGTATGTGACATACCACCACGTGGGCTGAAGATGGCAGCCACCTTTATAGGCAACAACACAGCCATCCAAGAGCTCTTCAGTAGAGTTTCTGAACAGTTCTCAGCTATGTTCAGAAGGAAAGCATTTCTCCACTGGTATACTGGTGAAGGTATGGATGAGATGGAGTTTTCAGAAGCAGAAGGCAACACCAATGATTTAGTGTCTGAGTACCAACAATACCAGGATGCCACAGCAGATATAGATGAATATAAAGAGGTAGACCTGGAAGTCAGCCAAGAACAGGAAACACTCGAAAAAGAGTTTTAA
- the TUBB1 gene encoding tubulin beta-1 chain isoform X1 produces MREIVHLQIGQCGNQIGAKFWEVISDEHGIDVTGNYHGDSPLQLERINVYFNEAYSNKFVPRSVLVDLEPGTMDSVRSSKIGPLFRPDNFIHGNSGAGNNWAKGHYTEGAELIESVMDVVRNECESCDCLQGFQLIHSLGGGTGSGMGTLLINKIREEYPDRIMNTFSIVPSPKVSDTVVEPYNAILSIHQLIENTDETFCIDNEALYDICFRTLKLPNPTYGDLNHLVSLTMSGVTTSLRFPGQLNADLRKLAVNMVPFPRLHFFMPGFAPLTARGSQQYRALSVPELTQQMFEARNMMAACDPRHGRYLTVACIFRGRMSTREVDEQLLAIQMKNSTYFVEWIPNNVKVAVCDIPPRGLKMAATFIGNNTAIQELFSRVSEQFSAMFRRKAFLHWYTGEGMDEMEFSEAEGNTNDLVSEYQQYQDATADIDEYKEVDLEVSQEQETLEKEF; encoded by the exons TTCTGGGAAGTGATAAGTGATGAACATGGAATTGATGTCACTGGGAACTACCATGGTGATTCGCCACTGCAGCTTGAGCGAATTAATGTGTACTTCAACGAAGCTTATT CCAATAAATTTGTACCTCGTTCTGTCTTGGTGGATCTAGAACCTGGAACCATGGACAGTGTACGGTCCAGTAAAATAGGCCCACTCTTTCGacctgacaattttattcatg GTAATTCAGGTGCTGGCAACAATTGGGCTAAGGGCCATTACACAGAAGGCGCTGAGCTGATTGAGAGTGTAATGGATGTGGTCAGGAATGAGTGTGAGAGCTGTGATTGTCTGCAGGGATTTCAGCTCATCCACTCACTTGGAGGAGGCACAGGATCGGGCATGGGCACGCTCCTCATCAACAAAATCAGAGAAGAATATCCTGATAGGATCATGAATACTTTCAGCATAGTGCCTTCACCCAAAGTGTCAGACACAGTTGTAGAGCCGTACAATGCCATACTATCCATCCACCAGCTGATAGAGAACACAGATGAAACGTTTTGTATTGACAATGAAGCTCTATATGACATATGTTTTAGAACCCTAAAACTCCCCAACCCCACCTATGGTGATCTCAACCATCTAGTGTCCCTGACTATGAGTGGCGTTACCACTTCACTCCGTTTTCCTGGTCAGCTCAATGCAGATCTGAGAAAGCTGGCTGTTAACATGGTGCCTTTCCCTCGCCTGCACTTTTTTATGCCTGGCTTTGCTCCACTGACAGCTCGAGGCAGTCAGCAATACAGAGCCCTCTCAGTCCCAGAGCTTACCCAACAAATGTTTGAGGCCCGGAACATGATGGCAGCCTGTGATCCTCGACATGGTCGCTATTTAACAGTGGCATGTATCTTCAGAGGCCGGATGTCTACCAGAGAAGTGGATGAACAGTTACTGGCTATCCAGATGAaaaacagcacctattttgtcGAGTGGATTCCTAACAATGTAAAAGTCGCAGTATGTGACATACCACCACGTGGGCTGAAGATGGCAGCCACCTTTATAGGCAACAACACAGCCATCCAAGAGCTCTTCAGTAGAGTTTCTGAACAGTTCTCAGCTATGTTCAGAAGGAAAGCATTTCTCCACTGGTATACTGGTGAAGGTATGGATGAGATGGAGTTTTCAGAAGCAGAAGGCAACACCAATGATTTAGTGTCTGAGTACCAACAATACCAGGATGCCACAGCAGATATAGATGAATATAAAGAGGTAGACCTGGAAGTCAGCCAAGAACAGGAAACACTCGAAAAAGAGTTTTAA